The Apium graveolens cultivar Ventura chromosome 10, ASM990537v1, whole genome shotgun sequence nucleotide sequence CATTACCTCACCTTAGATATTCTTTCTTCCCACAATTAAACATTGTCTAAATTTTCTGTCTTCAAACAAAGTAAAGCTTAAAAAAGTCAATAAAAAGGACAAAACAATCAATTTAAGTAAACACAATAAACAAACTGATTAATCAAAGCTTGCAAAAGCAGAGAACATAAAAATGGGGAATGCTCTCAGATTGTTATATCATTGCTGCAAGCCAAGTGCTGCAGATGATCATTTTCCGGGCCATCATGGCGTGTCTGCTGGTGTTTCCGCTCTTGGTCACGATCTCTATCAATTTGAAATCACCTCTCAGGTATGCTCACACTCGTGTTCTAACTTTTCGGATTTTTTCCAGCTCAATTCGAGATTTCAGAAAAAAAATTTGTTCAGTTTTATGTATTGATGGTAAATTGGTTATGTGAGTAATGCTTTTTCGAGCTGAACTTGAATTGTGTTGCTTTTGGTTATTGTTGTTTGATTGAATTCTGTAAATTCTTTTGGATCTGAAGGTTCCTGATGGGCTAAGCAAGCATGTAGTCTCATCCAAGAAAGCTCAGGCTAACTGGTACCTTTTCTTTGTAAAATCTTTTACTCCTGCACTACTTGGGATGCAAGTTTAAATAGGTTATACGGGGTTTAACTTTTTTAACTTGTAATGAAAAATTCACAGCTTTCCACTAGAAAAATCTCAACCTTGCTCACTGAAACAGCATATCTTGTAGTAGTGTCTGCATATATTTGATCTTCGAAAATTGTATAAGAGGTCAATGTAACAAATGGAAATTAACCCTAATTTGGAAATTCTGTTTCAATCTAAAATGAAGGTATAGGAAAATTTCGGAGACATGGAGAGAAGCAAAACCTCCACCAAAATCGCCTGAAGAAGCTTCCAGGCTTATTATTCAGACTCTAAAGAGGCACCAAAAGGCTGATGTTGAGGTACTTGATTTTCTCTTTGTATATGATTGCATATAATGTTAAACTAAAGAAAATGCATATTGCATATCTGCATCTCATTTTGTTCTGATGATTTGGATGAAAAATAGGGTTTCTTGGCCTTCTATGGTCTCCCTCTGCCTCATTCACTAGTTGAGCTTTCTTCCCAAGTGCCACAGTCTCGTCCAGAAGGACTTAAATTTGAATTGCATACCCTCCCGGTAAGAACCATTTATTTTGAAATACAATGTCTTTTATAGAGCTCTTGATTTTAAGTATATATATTAACTTGATGCAATATGGTTGACATGATTAGGTCGATGTAAAAGCTGTTGCAGACGGCGATACAGTGACTGTGTATGTCAGTACCATGGATCCAAGAGAATCATCTTGTGTTCCAAGAGAAGTTCAAGTTGCTGCAGTACAACGATCAAAAGCTCGCGCCAAAAGGAACTATCCAGAGGCCGATGCACTCCACAAGAAAATTACTGACATGGGTTACAGGTTCTTAACACGTTTTATGTCATACTAAAATTTTCAATTCTTCTTGTTCATCTTTACATTTGATTTCCCCCCCTTTTCTTGAACAATAGGATGTTGAACATTAATAACGAGGAGGTTCTAGCTAAAAAATATCGGATTAGACTCAGGTATGACCAATTACATAACAGCAACACAAAATTAGTGTAATGTTGTAGTGGATGTCTGTTTACACTCTAAAAGTACACTTGCAGGGGAATAGATGCGCCAGAAAGCAAAATGCCATACGGGCAAGAGGCCAAGGATGAGATGGTTAAGATTGTAGCAGGAAAGTGCCTGAAAGTGCTTGTTTTTACAGAGGATCGGTATGGACGATGTGTAGGAGACATCTATTGCAATGGCATTTTTGTACAGGTACTCCAAACGAAAACCTTCAACCTTTGTTTGGTGATTATAAAACACATGTAGGTTGCTAAAGGATGTTCTTTACAGGAATCAATGCTCAAGAAGGGTCTTGCATGGCATTATACAGCATATGACAGACGTCCTGAACTGGAAAAGGTAAGGTACCCAACACATGATCATTTTGAGCAGTTCAGTCCTTAAACTATCATGTTTCTAATTGGCGACTTGGTTTAACAGTGGGAGAAGGAAGCTCGGGCAAAGCGGATTGGCTTGTGGGCATCATCGAATCCTGAAAAGCCATGGGAATGGAGAAAGAACAAACGTGAAGGCAATTAGCTAGATCATAATAGGAACTGCAGGGATTTATCTTATTTTTCAACAATTGAGTATAATATCTAGACCATAAACAGGGCACTTTATCATGATGACAGCACCATTACAAACATTTGTGTCTAAAAAAAAGAGTTAAGAACATCGCAGATAAACCAGGACTCAACCTTAACAACACTGACGCTGCTAGAGACTGCTTGTATTTATTCggaaatatttttatttgttgTTTAGCTGTATGTGAACTTGTTAAGAACAGAGATAATTAGGCAACGATTGTTAAATAGTATGCCAGTTCATGTTGAtaacaaatttaaaaataaaaggACTTGGAACTTTCAAAACCACTCTGTTCTTGTACCAAGTTCGTGGCACGGATAAAAGGGATAAACTTTTATAAAAATTAAGAATGGTAAAACTTTTTCCCTGTGCAGATAAGTTATTACATTTACAGAAACACAGCACCAGAAAATGATCAACTAAAATAAAAAGACCTTTAGAAAAACACTTTAGCTGATTATCATTCGAGATTTTAGTCTAGGCGAAAAAACTACTCAGCAAACTAATCTAAGTGCACATAGTGTTAACATCAAGAATAAAGATTAAAGGAACAAGATCACGCCAAGCACCGGAAGAGGTAGAAGACTTGTTAGAATGAGCGATTGCCAAAAGACACTGCATAGGAGAATTGATATCATTAAAACCACGACAGCAACAAGTAATCAGCAGcaaaatatttttacaaaaaaaaatgcAAAATGAATAGTATCGTAAATTTAATCCAAAGAATTCAAAAGCTCACATAAACACAAAAAGTTCTGCTTCCAAACACTGAATGACTTTGTAAATATAGTACAACTGATATTGCACCTGAATTATTTAACTTTGTACTTGTAAAATATTTTGCTAGATTGCTTATCAAGCTGAAATGCAAATCATTCGCAAAAGCAAAGTCGGGGCCAAAGAATTTGAACTGTACAAGTCACAGACACATTGATTTAATAACTACAGGGGTCctgcaagggttggctcagttggttaaagagggaaAAACTATCCTCTTGGTTACAGGTttgaatcccacgggaggagaatttatgattatgccgagccagagcctgtcgcttaaatgctaaaaaaataataataataactacaGGGTCCAATGCACAAAGAAATGACCTCAAAGTTAGGAAGTTGATCTCATAAAACCAAACCAGGAAGAAAAATATATACAGGTATGTATATAGGCATTAGACACACATTTCATCTAGATAGTGGGTACTAGGACTTCTTCTAGAATCAGATGATACTAAAAAAACAAGGTCAAAGTTTTACACACGAGTAAAATTGTTCATAAGAAAGTAAACTTAATTGCAGGCTAGCAAGGGAAAATGTAAAGCAACTTCTAAAATAGTGTTTACATAATCCAATCTTTTGCAATTTTATATCTGACTTCTAACAACAGCATCCTTCTAATATTAGGCTTTAATCTATATCTATGTGATCCAGATGATGACTGATAATAATAAGCACCAGAGAATGCATTAAATTGGGAGCTCATGACAGCTACACACCTCAAATGATCTCATCGATCTTGAAATACATATCCTAATACATGCAAAGCTATAGGAAGTTGTGTATATCTCAAGTCCTGTTTGAAAATAATTACATTAGTCAGGAAAAAGTATCTACAAGTATGAGGGTATGAGACATTACAATGAAATCACCTAGTTTCTGGGTATGAGACATTACAATGAAATCACCTAGTTTCTTAAGCAAGCTCTCCAGGAACTGACATTTTAGACGTGCAGTTAAATTTACATAGTAGGAATCATATATTAATACATGATTCCaggaaaaattaaataaaaaaagcATGCAACAAAATGTTTCTACAAGTCAGATTGTGTGCAAACTTGGCGATTATACATATGCTCTTGCATAAATTTAACAAACATCATAAGGCAAGATACCGTCATTTACAGGTTCATACAGTGTCAAACAAATAAACTACCATGGGTTATAAAACTTAACCGTAAAAACACTAAACATTACACAGTTATCACTTACTTTGTCATTGTAACTTCATCACGCTTCAGCTTCAACATTGACGTTATCGGAATCTGAGTCACTGGCATTATAACCTAAAGCATCAACGGAACACATAAAAAACTTGGCATAGCAACAAATTCAGCAAGTAAAATATAAATCCCCAAAAAAGAAAGCAACCATCACCTGGACGCTTATGACCAACTTTCCGAGCAGAAGACCTACTTCTTGAAGCCTTCTCAATCCACGCATTCCCCTACATAACCCACACAACAAAACCCAAATTAAAACACATTCTTTGCATCAAACTAAACCACCCCATTCAACCCATTACCCCCAAAAACCCCAGAAAAAATTAAAATTTCCTAAAAACAAACAAAAAACTATTGAGAACTTGCATCAAACACCTTGTGTGCATTCATGGTAACCCCATATCCACTATTATACATCTGCCCAACCAACACTTGCATTGTCGTATCACCCGCTTTAGCCTCCTTCAACGTGTCTAAGAACCACCGTCTCACGCAGTCGTTGACCACCGCCGCTAACGGATACCGTTCTTGAATCTCCGGCGAggtattataattatttttattattgatattattattagtattattattattgtctatttttaatttttgtttgTCGGGTTCGATTTTAAAGGATTTGGGTTTGGTGGGTTCGGGTCGGGTTGTGGAAAAGTGGTGGGTGAGTTTGGGACGGTGGTGGTGATTAGAAGTGATGAATCTTGAAATTTGATGAAGTTTTGTTGCGAAGAGGAGTGATTTTGCCATGTATGCAAAGGGGATTAGGAGAAAAAAAGTGTGAGGAGTTATTTGAGACGATTCGATGTGGCTTTGATAGAGATTTTTAGGGATGATACAGAGGGATACAGACAGGACAGGGAAAtgtttttattatatttttattaaaagataTTAATACCTATTATATTTACCATTTTACATGAAttataaaaattcaaaattaatttttattttgccAAAACGAGTGTTCTGTTGGGTTTTATTAATTTTGGACACAAATACAATTTTATAACAAAATGGCATAAAGATTTGTAAACAAATTAATTGGATCCAACTTTCATCTATACAGTTCTTTTTATAATTGAGAAGGAAGAGACTTGCACCCTGGCCAGTAGTATCTTTAATCACTCAACATTAACAAGATCAACTCTGGAAGTACACAATTTGTCGCTATATTTCAACCAAAATGCTTGACTTTCTGGGCAATATCAAGTCCCCAGAATATTTTTCAGCAAGTGCACCTCTTTCATTTTAGTAGACTGTTACATCTTTATATTTCAAAGCAGTGGCGGAACTAGATTCCCAAAACAATTGGTACTAAACTGAATTATTGCCAATCTTCGAGGTTAGGAGGGTCTTAAAATAAAATTACTAGAAGTTTCAGTTTAGCCGGGATTTCAGCCTAGGTTAACCCCTTGCTTCCTGCACTTGCCTCTTAGCACATCCTTATTATCAGGTGACCAAACTGAAATTGCAAGAATCCTCTCAACGTCAAAGGGATCAAAAGTTTGTGAAAGAAAAATGAGGTCCTGCTCCCCATTCGCCAACCAAGTCTGATACACAAACATCACTAGTATTTTTATTCACTGCATTTCATTAGATACCTCCCTAATTCTATCATTGTTTTTAGATATCAGAACCTCAATACAGAACTAGGTTGTAAATAAACATTGGTGGCGGGACAAATAAACTCTATTATCTAGATTCAAGATAGCTAATATTAAGAGAAGGATAAAAGTACATTCTGAGTACAAGATCAATTAGCATTTATTTTTTTGGTCAACATGACAACAACTATGCGATACTGAAAATTTTCTAGTAAAACAGACGTTTCCTTGGCCTAAACAGAAGCCTGGAATTGAATGTTGAATTAATTGTTAATCCGTGATTTCGGATGATGCATTGAAGAAGTCTACAGCAAATCAGATTGTTAGTTAGTTAGATAAGTATTAGAGTTTTGTTTAATGTTAACTTAGTTAACTGGATAACTTTTGACTTTATCTTTTCAAAACAAACTCTATCTTAGATAAACCTAACATATTTCAAATTCTTTATCTCTCTCAGGTTTATCTCTTTCAAGAAACATACTAACGGATTACTTGTTTTACACATTTAAATATTTCAAACCTAATCTTATCTTTTATTATCTTTAAAAGAGTTTGAAATACATTATATCCGTTACATGTTTTCTATATAAACCGACTTGATGTTTTTCAGAAATACACAACTCTCTGCACTTTCCATCTTATATCTTTCTGAGAAAAACATCCTCTTAATTACATTCATTGATTATCCAGTTAATTAAGAGTTTATAGTCGAGTTGTAATCTTTCACATTATTATCTTTGTATTTGAAAGAAAGGTGTATtgtatcacttgtcccgggttgtgggaatattgattacaagattaaggccaagtagctgtgtgctaggtagctgtgtgctagggaaagggttctttcattcagggccaagattgtaatcaagaaaagtttgtaagtactttatttaagtggatataatacattctctatgctagttggcatggggacttggatgtaggccatagattaggtataggggccgaaccaagtgaaaagatTTGGTGTTCTTGCATTAACATATTTCCAGCATTGCATGTTTATATTTCTGCAACTTACATTCTGCTGAATATATAGTATCTGTTTCATTCAGTTTCAGCCTGTCTCATTTGCTAAGACAaaagagactgtctcatttgtGAACAGTTGCACTTTAACTAATTCTGTTGAGCCTacgaatttcatttggtatcagagcaggtgcatttaattctctttttagtgtttattttgctagcgatccatggctcaaccagataggtattcaaacaattatccaccactgcttcatggtgctgaaaactacaatgatTGGAAGTTTCGTATGAAGatctttctccagcgtgatgcattcgaatgggatgctgtagaaaatggtttTACAATTCCCatgaaagaagggaagccaaaatctctcaaggatctttctcctgaagaagtgaatgcaatgaactccaatgctaaagcgatgaactcacttctcaatggcatggtagctacagaattaagaaaagtttcagcatgtactactgccaagcagatttgggatacgatcaaagtcagccacgaaggcacgtctaaggtacgtgaagtaaaattaagtatgctaatgagtgactatgaaggtttcaggttggaaagagatgaaagcgtgcgagatgctcaagggaggtttctgacattgatgaactccatctcacttctggaaagaatcattcctcaatctgagattaataggaaaatcctcagagcaatgccaaagaaaTTTGCTCCAAAGGTTACAATTCTGCAGGATTCGACACTACTTTCGACTATGGAtactctaacactgttcagtgaattggaagaatttgAGAACCAACTAcgcagatatgatgaagaagatgaagctcctcgCAAGAAAACTCTGGCTCTTAATGCAGATGCAGGTGATTCTTCTGAAGATTCTGATGAGGAGATTGCACTTCTCACTAAGAAGTTCCACAAATTTCTGGCCAAAAAGAATACATCTAAATGACCCATGAAGTCTTCATTTCCAAAGAAAGAATTCAGACCTAGTTCAAACAAGGAAGgcaaaaataatcaaaacaagGATGCGTGctttgagtgtggaaagaaaggtcACTTCAAGAAGGACTGCTACAAGCTCAAAGCCAAAAAGAAATCTTTACTCACATGGAGTGATGATGATtctgaagtggaaattgactcaGACGATGAATTAGCTCAACTATGCTTTGCTGGACTTGAATCTGACTCTAGTGACAATGATGAGGTACATACTGTTCAAGTTAATAGAAATTCATATATATCTCAGGATGTACTAACCTTGCAGGctcaaaataaaaaattaaaagaaaagaatTCTTATCTTAAACAAGCATTGAGTGAGGTTCTTAATGAGGTTGATGATTCCATCAAAGATGAATCCTTAGTAGAAGAAAATAAGCTACTATCTGAGAAGGTCTCTAAGCTGAAAGAAGAAGTCAACTACCTCAAAAATGAGATCGAGATGAAAGATGCATGTCTTGATGCATTAAAGAAGGAAACTTTTTCTGCTAAAGCAAATGCATCTTCTGATTCTATAGTTCCTGAACTCAAGCAAAAGGTTGCCCAGCTGGAAACTGATCTAGCCAAATATTTTCATGGAGAAGGAACCTTGAATGCTTTACTTGCCCAACAGAAATCTTCTCTTGACAAAGAAGGTTTGGGGTATGGATCAGCCAACAAGAAGAAGGTTTTTCAAAGTGGCTACAAAAGAACTCCTATGAAATACAAGATGCCTTATGAAAAATGTCAAGACTGTGGC carries:
- the LOC141690349 gene encoding uncharacterized protein LOC141690349, translated to MAKSLLFATKLHQISRFITSNHHHRPKLTHHFSTTRPEPTKPKSFKIEPDKQKLKIDNNNNTNNNINNKNNYNTSPEIQERYPLAAVVNDCVRRWFLDTLKEAKAGDTTMQVLVGQMYNSGYGVTMNAHKGNAWIEKASRSRSSARKVGHKRPGYNASDSDSDNVNVEAEA
- the LOC141690348 gene encoding staphylococcal-like nuclease CAN2 isoform X1, whose protein sequence is MGNALRLLYHCCKPSAADDHFPGHHGVSAGVSALGHDLYQFEITSQVPDGLSKHVVSSKKAQANWYRKISETWREAKPPPKSPEEASRLIIQTLKRHQKADVEGFLAFYGLPLPHSLVELSSQVPQSRPEGLKFELHTLPVDVKAVADGDTVTVYVSTMDPRESSCVPREVQVAAVQRSKARAKRNYPEADALHKKITDMGYRMLNINNEEVLAKKYRIRLRGIDAPESKMPYGQEAKDEMVKIVAGKCLKVLVFTEDRYGRCVGDIYCNGIFVQESMLKKGLAWHYTAYDRRPELEKVSGRRKLGQSGLACGHHRILKSHGNGERTNVKAIS
- the LOC141690348 gene encoding staphylococcal-like nuclease CAN1 isoform X2 produces the protein MGNALRLLYHCCKPSAADDHFPGHHGVSAGVSALGHDLYQFEITSQVPDGLSKHVVSSKKAQANWYRKISETWREAKPPPKSPEEASRLIIQTLKRHQKADVEGFLAFYGLPLPHSLVELSSQVPQSRPEGLKFELHTLPVDVKAVADGDTVTVYVSTMDPRESSCVPREVQVAAVQRSKARAKRNYPEADALHKKITDMGYRMLNINNEEVLAKKYRIRLRGIDAPESKMPYGQEAKDEMVKIVAGKCLKVLVFTEDRYGRCVGDIYCNGIFVQESMLKKGLAWHYTAYDRRPELEKWEKEARAKRIGLWASSNPEKPWEWRKNKREGN